One Gadus morhua chromosome 13, gadMor3.0, whole genome shotgun sequence genomic window carries:
- the znf740a gene encoding zinc finger protein 271 isoform X9 has protein sequence MSHLPSSSVRDHMKWAGLLGCEAVLSSMALMQASSMAGPPKKMMAPLGHGPPQREGPDRGPQSHMILPSGMSCPPLLIRKDGDFQAPRLLDEKDMRANEDMQMKKKNRKSGTPCKGPGGDENGPASKVQKNFICDHCYGAFRSGYHLKRHILIHTGEKPYACAVCDMRFIQRYHLERHSLIHSGVKPYACSMCDMRFFQRYHLERHSQTHTGVKPYACSMCDMRFFQRYHLARHSLTHTGVKPYACSMCDMRFFQRYHLARHSLTHTGVKPYACSMCDRRFFQRYHLARHTLKHTGVKPYACSMCDMRFFQRYHLARHSLTHTGVKPYACTMCDMRFIQRYQLERHSLTHTGVKPYACTMCDKRFFQRYHLARHSLTHMGVKPYACTMCDMRFFQRYHLARHSVIHSGVKPYACTMCDKRFFQRYHLARHSLTHMGVKPYACTMCDMRFVHRYHLTRHSLTHSGMRPCTQAISQRFCAIPEGGVKPYACTMCDKRFFQRYHLARHSITHMGVKPYACTMCDKRFFQRYHLARHSRTHMGVKPYACTMCDKRFFQRYHLARHSLTHMGVKPYACTMCEKRFFQRHHLARHSLTHMGVKPYACTMCDKRFFQRQHLARHSLTHMGVKPYACTMCDKRFFQRQHLARHSLTHMGVKPYACTMCDKRFFQRQHLARHSLTHMGVKPYACTMCDMRFFQRYHLARHSVIHSGVKPYACTMCDKRFFQRYHLARHSVTHMGVKPYACTICDMRFAQRYHLTRHSLTHSGVKPYACSMCDMRFIQRNHLERHSLTHTGMRSFTVPTQPREKPFACDMCDMRFIQRYHLERHKRVHSGEKPYQCERCQQNFSRTDRLLRHRRLCQGRGVAKVENQPCCDPRPYSQEPPPAPPTWSPLHPPPGRLAV, from the exons ATGTCCCATCTACCCAGCAGCTCAGTCCGCGACCATATGAAATGG GCCGGGCTGCTTGGGTGCGAAGCGGTCCTCTCCAGCATGGCCCTGATGCAGGCCAGCTCCATGGCAGGTCCACCCAAGAAGATGATGGCGCCTCTGGGCCACGGCCCGCCCCAGAGAGAGGGCCCCGACCGCGGGCCCCAGAGCCACATGATTCTCCCCTCGGGGATGAGCTGTCCGCCACTG CTCATCAGGAAGGACGGTGACTTCCAGGCCCCTCGCCTGCTGGACGAGAAGGACATGAGGGCCAACGAGGACATGCAGATGAAAAAGAAGAACCGGAAGTCAGGAACGCCCTGCAAA GGCCCGGGCGGGGACGAGAACGGGCCGGCGTCCAAGGTGCAGAAGAACTTCATCTGCGACCACTGTTACGGCGCCTTCAGGAGCGGCTACCACCTGAAGAGACACATACTGATCCACACAG GGGAGAAGCCGTATGCTTGTGCCGTATGTGACATGAGGTTTATTCAGCGTTACCACCTGGAGAGACACAGCCTCATTCACTCGG gggtgaaGCCGTACGCTTGTTCCATGTGTGACATGCGGTTTTTCCAGCGTTACCACCTGGAGAGACACAGCCAAACTCATACGG GGGTGAAGCCCTACGCATGCTCCATGTGTGACATGAGGTTCTTCCAGCGTTACCATCTGGCCAGACACAGCCTCACTCATACTG GGGTGAAGCCATACGCTTGCTCCATGTGTGACATGAGGTTTTTCCAACGCTACCACTTGGCCAGACACAGCCTCACGCACACTG GGGTGAAGCCATATGCTTGCTCCATGTGTGACAGGAGGTTTTTCCAGAGATACCACCTGGCAAGacacaccctcaaacacacgG GGGTGAAGCCGTACGCTTGCTCCATGTGTGACATGAGGTTCTTCCAGCGTTACCATTTGGCAAGACACAGCCTCACGCACACTG GAGTGAAGCCATACGCATGCACCATGTGTGACATGAGATTTATCCAACGCTACCAACTGGAGAGACACAGTCTGACTCATACCG gggtgaaGCCGTACGCTTGCACCATGTGTGACAAGAGGTTTTTTCAGCGCTACCACCTGGCGAGACACAGCCTCACTCATATGG GTGTGAAACCTTACGCTTGCACCATGTGTGACATGAGGTTTTTTCAGCGTTACCACCTGGCGAGACACAGCGTCATTCATTCGG GTGTGAAACCTTACGCATGTACCATGTGCGACAAGAGGTTTTTTCAACGCTACCATCTGGCAAGACACAGCCTCACTCATATGG GTGTGAAACCTTACGCTTGCACCATGTGTGACATGAGGTTTGTTCACCGTTACCACCTGACGAGACACAGCCTCACTCACTCGGGTATGCGTCCGTGTACCCAGGCCATTTCACAACGTTTTTGCGCTATTCCTGAGGGAG gggtgaaGCCGTACGCTTGCACCATGTGTGACAAGAGGTTTTTTCAGCGCTACCACCTGGCGAGACACAGCATCACTCATATGG GTGTGAAACCTTACGCTTGCACCATGTGTGACAAGAGGTTTTTTCAGCGATACCACCTGGCGAGACACAGCCGCACTCATATGG gggtgaaGCCGTACGCTTGCACCATGTGTGACAAGAGGTTTTTTCAGCGCTACCACCTGGCGAGACACAGCCTCACTCATATGG GTGTGAAACCTTACGCTTGCACCATGTGCGAAAAGAGGTTTTTTCAGCGCCACCACCTGGCGAGACACAGCCTCACTCATATGG GTGTGAAACCTTACGCTTGCACCATGTGTGACAAGAGGTTTTTTCAGCGCCAGCACCTGGCGAGACACAGCCTCACTCATATGG GTGTGAAACCTTACGCTTGCACCATGTGTGACAAGAGGTTTTTTCAGCGCCAGCACCTTGCGAGACACAGCCTCACTCATATGG GTGTGAAACCTTACGCTTGCACCATGTGTGACAAGAGGTTTTTTCAGCGCCAGCACCTGGCGAGACACAGCCTCACTCATATGG GTGTGAAACCTTATGCTTGCACCATGTGTGACATGAGGTTTTTTCAGCGCTACCACCTGGCGAGACACAGCGTCATTCATTCGG GTGTGAAACCTTACGCATGTACCATGTGCGACAAGAGGTTTTTCCAACGCTACCATCTGGCAAGACACAGCGTCACTCATATGG GTGTGAAACCTTATGCTTGCACCATATGTGACATGAGGTTTGCTCAGCGTTACCACCTGACGAGACACAGCCTCACTCACTCGG gggtgaaGCCGTATGCTTGTTCCATGTGTGACATGAGGTTTATTCAGCGTAACCACCTGGAGAGACACAGCCTCACTCACACGGGTATGCGTTCGTTTACCGTACCCACACAACCGA GGGAGAAGCCCTTTGCTTGTGACATGTGTGACATGAGGTTTATCCAGCGCTACCACCTGGAGAGACACAAGCGCGTGCACagcggggagaagccctaccagTGTGAACGATGCCAGCAG aacttCTCGCGGACAGACCGGCTGCTGAGGCATCGGCGCCTGTGCCAGGGGCGCGGCGTGGCCAAGGTGGAGAACCAGCCCTGCTGCGACCCCAGGCCCTACTCCCAGGAGCCCCCGCCGGCGCCGCCCACCTGGAGCCCCCTGCACCCCCCGCCGGGGCGGCTGGCCGTCTGA
- the znf740a gene encoding gastrula zinc finger protein XlCGF58.1 isoform X42, translating to MSHLPSSSVRDHMKWVCFDNTKVAGLLGCEAVLSSMALMQASSMAGPPKKMMAPLGHGPPQREGPDRGPQSHMILPSGMSCPPLSVFPLQLIRKDGDFQAPRLLDEKDMRANEDMQMKKKNRKSGTPCKVREQDGRGGKGPGGDENGPASKVQKNFICDHCYGAFRSGYHLKRHILIHTGEKPYACAVCDMRFIQRYHLERHSLIHSGVKPYACSMCDMRFFQRYHLERHSQTHTGVKPYACSMCDMRFFQRYHLARHSLTHTGVKPYACSMCDMRFFQRYHLARHSLTHTGVKPYACSMCDRRFFQRYHLARHTLKHTGVKPYACSMCDMRFFQRYHLARHSLTHTGVKPYACTMCDMRFIQRYQLERHSLTHTGVKPYACTMCDKRFFQRYHLARHSLTHMGVKPYACTMCDMRFFQRYHLARHSVIHSGVKPYACTMCDKRFFQRYHLARHSLTHMGVKPYACTMCDMRFVHRYHLTRHSLTHSGMRPCTQAISQRFCAIPEGGVKPYACTMCDKRFFQRYHLARHSITHMGVKPYACTMCDKRFFQRYHLARHSRTHMGVKPYACTMCDKRFFQRYHLARHSLTHMGVKPYACTMCEKRFFQRHHLARHSLTHMGVKPYACTMCDKRFFQRQHLARHSLTHMGVKPYACTMCDKRFFQRQHLARHSLTHMGVKPYACTMCDKRFFQRQHLARHSLTHMGVKPYACTMCDKRFFQRYHLARHSVTHMGEKPFACDMCDMRFIQRYHLERHKRVHSGEKPYQCERCQQNFSRTDRLLRHRRLCQGRGVAKVENQPCCDPRPYSQEPPPAPPTWSPLHPPPGRLAV from the exons ATGTCCCATCTACCCAGCAGCTCAGTCCGCGACCATATGAAATGGGTTTGTTTTGACAACACCAAAGTG GCCGGGCTGCTTGGGTGCGAAGCGGTCCTCTCCAGCATGGCCCTGATGCAGGCCAGCTCCATGGCAGGTCCACCCAAGAAGATGATGGCGCCTCTGGGCCACGGCCCGCCCCAGAGAGAGGGCCCCGACCGCGGGCCCCAGAGCCACATGATTCTCCCCTCGGGGATGAGCTGTCCGCCACTG TCTGTGTTTCCTCTGCAGCTCATCAGGAAGGACGGTGACTTCCAGGCCCCTCGCCTGCTGGACGAGAAGGACATGAGGGCCAACGAGGACATGCAGATGAAAAAGAAGAACCGGAAGTCAGGAACGCCCTGCAAAGTGAGAGAACAAGATGGAAGGGGAGGGAAG GGCCCGGGCGGGGACGAGAACGGGCCGGCGTCCAAGGTGCAGAAGAACTTCATCTGCGACCACTGTTACGGCGCCTTCAGGAGCGGCTACCACCTGAAGAGACACATACTGATCCACACAG GGGAGAAGCCGTATGCTTGTGCCGTATGTGACATGAGGTTTATTCAGCGTTACCACCTGGAGAGACACAGCCTCATTCACTCGG gggtgaaGCCGTACGCTTGTTCCATGTGTGACATGCGGTTTTTCCAGCGTTACCACCTGGAGAGACACAGCCAAACTCATACGG GGGTGAAGCCCTACGCATGCTCCATGTGTGACATGAGGTTCTTCCAGCGTTACCATCTGGCCAGACACAGCCTCACTCATACTG GGGTGAAGCCATACGCTTGCTCCATGTGTGACATGAGGTTTTTCCAACGCTACCACTTGGCCAGACACAGCCTCACGCACACTG GGGTGAAGCCATATGCTTGCTCCATGTGTGACAGGAGGTTTTTCCAGAGATACCACCTGGCAAGacacaccctcaaacacacgG GGGTGAAGCCGTACGCTTGCTCCATGTGTGACATGAGGTTCTTCCAGCGTTACCATTTGGCAAGACACAGCCTCACGCACACTG GAGTGAAGCCATACGCATGCACCATGTGTGACATGAGATTTATCCAACGCTACCAACTGGAGAGACACAGTCTGACTCATACCG gggtgaaGCCGTACGCTTGCACCATGTGTGACAAGAGGTTTTTTCAGCGCTACCACCTGGCGAGACACAGCCTCACTCATATGG GTGTGAAACCTTACGCTTGCACCATGTGTGACATGAGGTTTTTTCAGCGTTACCACCTGGCGAGACACAGCGTCATTCATTCGG GTGTGAAACCTTACGCATGTACCATGTGCGACAAGAGGTTTTTTCAACGCTACCATCTGGCAAGACACAGCCTCACTCATATGG GTGTGAAACCTTACGCTTGCACCATGTGTGACATGAGGTTTGTTCACCGTTACCACCTGACGAGACACAGCCTCACTCACTCGGGTATGCGTCCGTGTACCCAGGCCATTTCACAACGTTTTTGCGCTATTCCTGAGGGAG gggtgaaGCCGTACGCTTGCACCATGTGTGACAAGAGGTTTTTTCAGCGCTACCACCTGGCGAGACACAGCATCACTCATATGG GTGTGAAACCTTACGCTTGCACCATGTGTGACAAGAGGTTTTTTCAGCGATACCACCTGGCGAGACACAGCCGCACTCATATGG gggtgaaGCCGTACGCTTGCACCATGTGTGACAAGAGGTTTTTTCAGCGCTACCACCTGGCGAGACACAGCCTCACTCATATGG GTGTGAAACCTTACGCTTGCACCATGTGCGAAAAGAGGTTTTTTCAGCGCCACCACCTGGCGAGACACAGCCTCACTCATATGG GTGTGAAACCTTACGCTTGCACCATGTGTGACAAGAGGTTTTTTCAGCGCCAGCACCTGGCGAGACACAGCCTCACTCATATGG GTGTGAAACCTTACGCTTGCACCATGTGTGACAAGAGGTTTTTTCAGCGCCAGCACCTTGCGAGACACAGCCTCACTCATATGG GTGTGAAACCTTACGCTTGCACCATGTGTGACAAGAGGTTTTTTCAGCGCCAGCACCTGGCGAGACACAGCCTCACTCATATGG GTGTGAAACCTTACGCATGTACCATGTGCGACAAGAGGTTTTTCCAACGCTACCATCTGGCAAGACACAGCGTCACTCATATGG GGGAGAAGCCCTTTGCTTGTGACATGTGTGACATGAGGTTTATCCAGCGCTACCACCTGGAGAGACACAAGCGCGTGCACagcggggagaagccctaccagTGTGAACGATGCCAGCAG aacttCTCGCGGACAGACCGGCTGCTGAGGCATCGGCGCCTGTGCCAGGGGCGCGGCGTGGCCAAGGTGGAGAACCAGCCCTGCTGCGACCCCAGGCCCTACTCCCAGGAGCCCCCGCCGGCGCCGCCCACCTGGAGCCCCCTGCACCCCCCGCCGGGGCGGCTGGCCGTCTGA
- the znf740a gene encoding zinc finger protein 665 isoform X27, translated as MSHLPSSSVRDHMKWVCFDNTKVAGLLGCEAVLSSMALMQASSMAGPPKKMMAPLGHGPPQREGPDRGPQSHMILPSGMSCPPLSVFPLQLIRKDGDFQAPRLLDEKDMRANEDMQMKKKNRKSGTPCKVREQDGRGGKGPGGDENGPASKVQKNFICDHCYGAFRSGYHLKRHILIHTGEKPYACAVCDMRFIQRYHLERHSLIHSGVKPYACSMCDMRFFQRYHLERHSQTHTGVKPYACSMCDMRFFQRYHLARHSLTHTGVKPYACSMCDMRFFQRYHLARHSLTHTGVKPYACTMCDMRFIQRYQLERHSLTHTGVKPYACTMCDKRFFQRYHLARHSLTHMGVKPYACTMCDMRFFQRYHLARHSVIHSGVKPYACTMCDKRFFQRYHLARHSLTHMGVKPYACTMCDMRFVHRYHLTRHSLTHSGMRPCTQAISQRFCAIPEGGVKPYACTMCDKRFFQRYHLARHSITHMGVKPYACTMCDKRFFQRYHLARHSRTHMGVKPYACTMCDKRFFQRYHLARHSLTHMGVKPYACTMCEKRFFQRHHLARHSLTHMGVKPYACTMCDKRFFQRQHLARHSLTHMGVKPYACTMCDKRFFQRQHLARHSLTHMGVKPYACTMCDKRFFQRQHLARHSLTHMGVKPYACTMCDMRFFQRYHLARHSVIHSGVKPYACTMCDKRFFQRYHLARHSVTHMGVKPYACTICDMRFAQRYHLTRHSLTHSGVKPYACSMCDMRFIQRNHLERHSLTHTGMRSFTVPTQPREKPFACDMCDMRFIQRYHLERHKRVHSGEKPYQCERCQQNFSRTDRLLRHRRLCQGRGVAKVENQPCCDPRPYSQEPPPAPPTWSPLHPPPGRLAV; from the exons ATGTCCCATCTACCCAGCAGCTCAGTCCGCGACCATATGAAATGGGTTTGTTTTGACAACACCAAAGTG GCCGGGCTGCTTGGGTGCGAAGCGGTCCTCTCCAGCATGGCCCTGATGCAGGCCAGCTCCATGGCAGGTCCACCCAAGAAGATGATGGCGCCTCTGGGCCACGGCCCGCCCCAGAGAGAGGGCCCCGACCGCGGGCCCCAGAGCCACATGATTCTCCCCTCGGGGATGAGCTGTCCGCCACTG TCTGTGTTTCCTCTGCAGCTCATCAGGAAGGACGGTGACTTCCAGGCCCCTCGCCTGCTGGACGAGAAGGACATGAGGGCCAACGAGGACATGCAGATGAAAAAGAAGAACCGGAAGTCAGGAACGCCCTGCAAAGTGAGAGAACAAGATGGAAGGGGAGGGAAG GGCCCGGGCGGGGACGAGAACGGGCCGGCGTCCAAGGTGCAGAAGAACTTCATCTGCGACCACTGTTACGGCGCCTTCAGGAGCGGCTACCACCTGAAGAGACACATACTGATCCACACAG GGGAGAAGCCGTATGCTTGTGCCGTATGTGACATGAGGTTTATTCAGCGTTACCACCTGGAGAGACACAGCCTCATTCACTCGG gggtgaaGCCGTACGCTTGTTCCATGTGTGACATGCGGTTTTTCCAGCGTTACCACCTGGAGAGACACAGCCAAACTCATACGG GGGTGAAGCCCTACGCATGCTCCATGTGTGACATGAGGTTCTTCCAGCGTTACCATCTGGCCAGACACAGCCTCACTCATACTG GGGTGAAGCCATACGCTTGCTCCATGTGTGACATGAGGTTTTTCCAACGCTACCACTTGGCCAGACACAGCCTCACGCACACTG GAGTGAAGCCATACGCATGCACCATGTGTGACATGAGATTTATCCAACGCTACCAACTGGAGAGACACAGTCTGACTCATACCG gggtgaaGCCGTACGCTTGCACCATGTGTGACAAGAGGTTTTTTCAGCGCTACCACCTGGCGAGACACAGCCTCACTCATATGG GTGTGAAACCTTACGCTTGCACCATGTGTGACATGAGGTTTTTTCAGCGTTACCACCTGGCGAGACACAGCGTCATTCATTCGG GTGTGAAACCTTACGCATGTACCATGTGCGACAAGAGGTTTTTTCAACGCTACCATCTGGCAAGACACAGCCTCACTCATATGG GTGTGAAACCTTACGCTTGCACCATGTGTGACATGAGGTTTGTTCACCGTTACCACCTGACGAGACACAGCCTCACTCACTCGGGTATGCGTCCGTGTACCCAGGCCATTTCACAACGTTTTTGCGCTATTCCTGAGGGAG gggtgaaGCCGTACGCTTGCACCATGTGTGACAAGAGGTTTTTTCAGCGCTACCACCTGGCGAGACACAGCATCACTCATATGG GTGTGAAACCTTACGCTTGCACCATGTGTGACAAGAGGTTTTTTCAGCGATACCACCTGGCGAGACACAGCCGCACTCATATGG gggtgaaGCCGTACGCTTGCACCATGTGTGACAAGAGGTTTTTTCAGCGCTACCACCTGGCGAGACACAGCCTCACTCATATGG GTGTGAAACCTTACGCTTGCACCATGTGCGAAAAGAGGTTTTTTCAGCGCCACCACCTGGCGAGACACAGCCTCACTCATATGG GTGTGAAACCTTACGCTTGCACCATGTGTGACAAGAGGTTTTTTCAGCGCCAGCACCTGGCGAGACACAGCCTCACTCATATGG GTGTGAAACCTTACGCTTGCACCATGTGTGACAAGAGGTTTTTTCAGCGCCAGCACCTTGCGAGACACAGCCTCACTCATATGG GTGTGAAACCTTACGCTTGCACCATGTGTGACAAGAGGTTTTTTCAGCGCCAGCACCTGGCGAGACACAGCCTCACTCATATGG GTGTGAAACCTTATGCTTGCACCATGTGTGACATGAGGTTTTTTCAGCGCTACCACCTGGCGAGACACAGCGTCATTCATTCGG GTGTGAAACCTTACGCATGTACCATGTGCGACAAGAGGTTTTTCCAACGCTACCATCTGGCAAGACACAGCGTCACTCATATGG GTGTGAAACCTTATGCTTGCACCATATGTGACATGAGGTTTGCTCAGCGTTACCACCTGACGAGACACAGCCTCACTCACTCGG gggtgaaGCCGTATGCTTGTTCCATGTGTGACATGAGGTTTATTCAGCGTAACCACCTGGAGAGACACAGCCTCACTCACACGGGTATGCGTTCGTTTACCGTACCCACACAACCGA GGGAGAAGCCCTTTGCTTGTGACATGTGTGACATGAGGTTTATCCAGCGCTACCACCTGGAGAGACACAAGCGCGTGCACagcggggagaagccctaccagTGTGAACGATGCCAGCAG aacttCTCGCGGACAGACCGGCTGCTGAGGCATCGGCGCCTGTGCCAGGGGCGCGGCGTGGCCAAGGTGGAGAACCAGCCCTGCTGCGACCCCAGGCCCTACTCCCAGGAGCCCCCGCCGGCGCCGCCCACCTGGAGCCCCCTGCACCCCCCGCCGGGGCGGCTGGCCGTCTGA
- the znf740a gene encoding zinc finger protein 271 isoform X2: MSHLPSSSVRDHMKWVCFDNTKVAGLLGCEAVLSSMALMQASSMAGPPKKMMAPLGHGPPQREGPDRGPQSHMILPSGMSCPPLLIRKDGDFQAPRLLDEKDMRANEDMQMKKKNRKSGTPCKVREQDGRGGKGPGGDENGPASKVQKNFICDHCYGAFRSGYHLKRHILIHTGEKPYACAVCDMRFIQRYHLERHSLIHSGVKPYACSMCDMRFFQRYHLERHSQTHTGVKPYACSMCDMRFFQRYHLARHSLTHTGVKPYACSMCDMRFFQRYHLARHSLTHTGVKPYACSMCDRRFFQRYHLARHTLKHTGVKPYACSMCDMRFFQRYHLARHSLTHTGVKPYACTMCDMRFIQRYQLERHSLTHTGVKPYACTMCDKRFFQRYHLARHSLTHMGVKPYACTMCDMRFFQRYHLARHSVIHSGVKPYACTMCDKRFFQRYHLARHSLTHMGVKPYACTMCDMRFVHRYHLTRHSLTHSGMRPCTQAISQRFCAIPEGGVKPYACTMCDKRFFQRYHLARHSITHMGVKPYACTMCDKRFFQRYHLARHSRTHMGVKPYACTMCDKRFFQRYHLARHSLTHMGVKPYACTMCEKRFFQRHHLARHSLTHMGVKPYACTMCDKRFFQRQHLARHSLTHMGVKPYACTMCDKRFFQRQHLARHSLTHMGVKPYACTMCDKRFFQRQHLARHSLTHMGVKPYACTMCDMRFFQRYHLARHSVIHSGVKPYACTMCDKRFFQRYHLARHSVTHMGVKPYACTICDMRFAQRYHLTRHSLTHSGVKPYACSMCDMRFIQRNHLERHSLTHTGMRSFTVPTQPREKPFACDMCDMRFIQRYHLERHKRVHSGEKPYQCERCQQNFSRTDRLLRHRRLCQGRGVAKVENQPCCDPRPYSQEPPPAPPTWSPLHPPPGRLAV, from the exons ATGTCCCATCTACCCAGCAGCTCAGTCCGCGACCATATGAAATGGGTTTGTTTTGACAACACCAAAGTG GCCGGGCTGCTTGGGTGCGAAGCGGTCCTCTCCAGCATGGCCCTGATGCAGGCCAGCTCCATGGCAGGTCCACCCAAGAAGATGATGGCGCCTCTGGGCCACGGCCCGCCCCAGAGAGAGGGCCCCGACCGCGGGCCCCAGAGCCACATGATTCTCCCCTCGGGGATGAGCTGTCCGCCACTG CTCATCAGGAAGGACGGTGACTTCCAGGCCCCTCGCCTGCTGGACGAGAAGGACATGAGGGCCAACGAGGACATGCAGATGAAAAAGAAGAACCGGAAGTCAGGAACGCCCTGCAAAGTGAGAGAACAAGATGGAAGGGGAGGGAAG GGCCCGGGCGGGGACGAGAACGGGCCGGCGTCCAAGGTGCAGAAGAACTTCATCTGCGACCACTGTTACGGCGCCTTCAGGAGCGGCTACCACCTGAAGAGACACATACTGATCCACACAG GGGAGAAGCCGTATGCTTGTGCCGTATGTGACATGAGGTTTATTCAGCGTTACCACCTGGAGAGACACAGCCTCATTCACTCGG gggtgaaGCCGTACGCTTGTTCCATGTGTGACATGCGGTTTTTCCAGCGTTACCACCTGGAGAGACACAGCCAAACTCATACGG GGGTGAAGCCCTACGCATGCTCCATGTGTGACATGAGGTTCTTCCAGCGTTACCATCTGGCCAGACACAGCCTCACTCATACTG GGGTGAAGCCATACGCTTGCTCCATGTGTGACATGAGGTTTTTCCAACGCTACCACTTGGCCAGACACAGCCTCACGCACACTG GGGTGAAGCCATATGCTTGCTCCATGTGTGACAGGAGGTTTTTCCAGAGATACCACCTGGCAAGacacaccctcaaacacacgG GGGTGAAGCCGTACGCTTGCTCCATGTGTGACATGAGGTTCTTCCAGCGTTACCATTTGGCAAGACACAGCCTCACGCACACTG GAGTGAAGCCATACGCATGCACCATGTGTGACATGAGATTTATCCAACGCTACCAACTGGAGAGACACAGTCTGACTCATACCG gggtgaaGCCGTACGCTTGCACCATGTGTGACAAGAGGTTTTTTCAGCGCTACCACCTGGCGAGACACAGCCTCACTCATATGG GTGTGAAACCTTACGCTTGCACCATGTGTGACATGAGGTTTTTTCAGCGTTACCACCTGGCGAGACACAGCGTCATTCATTCGG GTGTGAAACCTTACGCATGTACCATGTGCGACAAGAGGTTTTTTCAACGCTACCATCTGGCAAGACACAGCCTCACTCATATGG GTGTGAAACCTTACGCTTGCACCATGTGTGACATGAGGTTTGTTCACCGTTACCACCTGACGAGACACAGCCTCACTCACTCGGGTATGCGTCCGTGTACCCAGGCCATTTCACAACGTTTTTGCGCTATTCCTGAGGGAG gggtgaaGCCGTACGCTTGCACCATGTGTGACAAGAGGTTTTTTCAGCGCTACCACCTGGCGAGACACAGCATCACTCATATGG GTGTGAAACCTTACGCTTGCACCATGTGTGACAAGAGGTTTTTTCAGCGATACCACCTGGCGAGACACAGCCGCACTCATATGG gggtgaaGCCGTACGCTTGCACCATGTGTGACAAGAGGTTTTTTCAGCGCTACCACCTGGCGAGACACAGCCTCACTCATATGG GTGTGAAACCTTACGCTTGCACCATGTGCGAAAAGAGGTTTTTTCAGCGCCACCACCTGGCGAGACACAGCCTCACTCATATGG GTGTGAAACCTTACGCTTGCACCATGTGTGACAAGAGGTTTTTTCAGCGCCAGCACCTGGCGAGACACAGCCTCACTCATATGG GTGTGAAACCTTACGCTTGCACCATGTGTGACAAGAGGTTTTTTCAGCGCCAGCACCTTGCGAGACACAGCCTCACTCATATGG GTGTGAAACCTTACGCTTGCACCATGTGTGACAAGAGGTTTTTTCAGCGCCAGCACCTGGCGAGACACAGCCTCACTCATATGG GTGTGAAACCTTATGCTTGCACCATGTGTGACATGAGGTTTTTTCAGCGCTACCACCTGGCGAGACACAGCGTCATTCATTCGG GTGTGAAACCTTACGCATGTACCATGTGCGACAAGAGGTTTTTCCAACGCTACCATCTGGCAAGACACAGCGTCACTCATATGG GTGTGAAACCTTATGCTTGCACCATATGTGACATGAGGTTTGCTCAGCGTTACCACCTGACGAGACACAGCCTCACTCACTCGG gggtgaaGCCGTATGCTTGTTCCATGTGTGACATGAGGTTTATTCAGCGTAACCACCTGGAGAGACACAGCCTCACTCACACGGGTATGCGTTCGTTTACCGTACCCACACAACCGA GGGAGAAGCCCTTTGCTTGTGACATGTGTGACATGAGGTTTATCCAGCGCTACCACCTGGAGAGACACAAGCGCGTGCACagcggggagaagccctaccagTGTGAACGATGCCAGCAG aacttCTCGCGGACAGACCGGCTGCTGAGGCATCGGCGCCTGTGCCAGGGGCGCGGCGTGGCCAAGGTGGAGAACCAGCCCTGCTGCGACCCCAGGCCCTACTCCCAGGAGCCCCCGCCGGCGCCGCCCACCTGGAGCCCCCTGCACCCCCCGCCGGGGCGGCTGGCCGTCTGA